A stretch of Acidimicrobiales bacterium DNA encodes these proteins:
- a CDS encoding ATP-dependent DNA helicase UvrD2, with product MISCGHCGDRHPTVAEVRSCSGAPAGAATAEEPTMFDEPRAARRAPDAVAPVELTAAWDHLAGPAALGRNVVVLPGQTAPAPWADAPRITVDDGPDAIAKLRAARADRERVVIELATDLPEPDPVLAVDYWHLSPETDLEGDILRLLVLDHSVDARRPDAPTIAAVSAAVAAGATPRTAGPGDVDTPDGPAWVDGGPLDWFDDIDLGAPVVPAAHLGIGSLAPLRHTPPDADLAPDQLAAVAHGGGGARIIAPAGSGKTRVLTERARHLVRDRGIDPSTICLVAFNVRAREEMQERTTDLAGLEIRTLNSLALAILSGRGPFASPADRSAPRVIDEREVRRVLDDLVGGRRQAMADPMAVWIEALTASRLGLRSPAAVEKEFGGDVKEFASVLPEFRRRLRGAGVVDFDEQILGAIEVLCTDPAARRAARQACGVLLVDEFQDLTPAHVLLLRLLAGPRADVFGVGDDDQTIYGYAGASPSWLIDFADLFPGSGAHDLTINYRCPPAVVSGAATLLTHNRRRVDKTITAAKGREDGGDALEIASSPDPLGATVAEVTRLVEHGVAPADIAVLTRVNATLLGPMLLLGEAGIATSAPVDANFLERTGVAGALAWLRVAVAPEQALPATALETAVRRPPRGISRRLAEWVGEQRSPRQLDQLAGRLNNARDQDKILAFAEDVRMIRGLADDGADTATLLAAIRDRVGLGQALDNRLDASRRSVDRSAHGDDLAALLAVAGAQPDPNRFGPWLAERLTDREPDWAGVRLSTIHRVKGREWPHVIVHDATAGLMPHRLAADREEERRVFHVAVTRASRRALVTTGEPPSPFVAQLTTPRDPDAEPEPELRPARARPTERKSRDVPEVGSLAEASLRESLKAWRSETAKATGMPAYVVFNDATLYDLARLRPIDDDELLAVPGIGPVKIEKYGEEILAIIEDALAPEDDESV from the coding sequence ATGATCTCCTGCGGACACTGCGGCGACCGCCACCCCACGGTGGCCGAGGTGCGGTCCTGCTCCGGCGCACCGGCGGGCGCCGCGACGGCCGAAGAGCCGACGATGTTCGACGAGCCGCGAGCCGCCCGGCGGGCGCCCGACGCCGTCGCCCCGGTCGAGCTGACTGCCGCCTGGGACCATCTGGCCGGGCCGGCCGCCCTCGGCCGCAACGTGGTGGTGCTCCCCGGCCAGACCGCGCCGGCGCCCTGGGCCGACGCGCCCCGCATCACGGTGGACGACGGCCCCGACGCGATCGCGAAGCTGCGCGCGGCACGGGCCGACCGCGAGCGGGTCGTCATCGAGTTGGCGACCGACCTGCCGGAGCCCGATCCCGTCCTCGCGGTCGACTACTGGCACCTGTCGCCCGAAACCGACCTCGAGGGTGACATCCTCCGCCTCCTCGTGCTCGACCACAGCGTCGATGCGCGCCGGCCCGACGCCCCCACCATCGCCGCCGTCTCGGCGGCCGTCGCCGCCGGGGCGACCCCGCGTACCGCCGGGCCGGGCGACGTCGACACCCCCGACGGCCCGGCCTGGGTGGACGGCGGCCCGCTCGACTGGTTCGACGACATCGATCTCGGCGCGCCCGTCGTGCCGGCCGCCCATCTCGGCATCGGCTCGCTCGCCCCGCTGCGCCACACGCCCCCGGACGCAGACCTCGCCCCCGATCAGCTCGCCGCCGTCGCCCACGGCGGAGGTGGTGCCCGCATCATCGCACCGGCCGGCTCCGGCAAGACCCGCGTCCTCACCGAGCGGGCCCGCCATCTCGTGCGCGATCGCGGCATCGACCCGTCCACGATCTGCCTCGTCGCCTTCAACGTGCGCGCCCGCGAGGAGATGCAGGAGCGCACCACCGATCTCGCCGGGCTCGAGATCCGCACACTCAACTCTCTTGCGCTCGCGATCCTGAGCGGGCGAGGGCCGTTCGCGTCGCCGGCCGACCGGTCGGCCCCTCGGGTGATCGACGAACGCGAGGTCCGCCGTGTGCTCGACGACCTGGTCGGCGGACGCCGCCAGGCGATGGCCGATCCGATGGCGGTCTGGATCGAAGCGCTCACCGCGTCCCGACTCGGCCTGCGATCCCCGGCCGCCGTCGAGAAGGAATTCGGCGGCGACGTGAAGGAGTTCGCCTCGGTGCTCCCCGAGTTCCGTCGTCGCCTGCGGGGAGCCGGCGTGGTGGACTTCGACGAACAGATCCTCGGGGCCATCGAGGTGCTCTGCACCGACCCGGCAGCGCGACGAGCAGCCCGGCAGGCCTGCGGCGTGCTGCTCGTCGACGAGTTCCAGGACCTCACCCCGGCCCATGTGCTGCTGCTGCGGCTGCTGGCCGGCCCGCGGGCGGACGTGTTCGGTGTGGGCGACGACGACCAGACGATCTACGGCTACGCCGGCGCCTCCCCCTCGTGGCTCATCGACTTCGCCGACCTCTTCCCCGGGAGCGGCGCCCACGACCTGACGATCAACTATCGCTGTCCGCCCGCCGTCGTGAGCGGCGCCGCGACGCTGCTCACCCACAACCGACGACGGGTCGACAAGACCATCACCGCGGCGAAGGGCCGCGAGGACGGCGGCGACGCCCTGGAGATCGCGTCGTCCCCCGATCCGCTCGGGGCAACAGTGGCCGAGGTCACCCGCCTCGTCGAGCACGGCGTGGCCCCGGCCGACATCGCGGTGCTCACCCGGGTCAACGCCACGCTGCTCGGCCCGATGCTGCTACTCGGCGAGGCGGGCATCGCCACGAGCGCGCCGGTCGACGCCAATTTCCTCGAACGCACCGGCGTGGCGGGCGCGCTCGCCTGGCTGCGGGTGGCGGTCGCCCCGGAGCAGGCGCTCCCGGCTACGGCACTGGAGACCGCGGTCCGCCGACCGCCGCGCGGCATCAGCCGGCGGCTCGCCGAGTGGGTAGGCGAGCAGCGAAGCCCCCGCCAGCTGGACCAGCTGGCGGGCCGGCTCAACAACGCCCGCGATCAGGACAAGATCCTCGCGTTCGCCGAGGACGTGCGGATGATCCGCGGGCTCGCCGACGACGGGGCCGACACCGCCACCCTCCTCGCCGCGATCCGCGACCGCGTGGGGCTCGGCCAGGCCCTCGACAACCGGCTCGACGCGAGCCGCCGCTCCGTCGACCGATCGGCCCACGGCGACGATCTCGCCGCCCTGCTCGCAGTCGCCGGCGCCCAGCCGGACCCGAACCGGTTCGGACCATGGCTCGCCGAACGGCTCACCGACCGCGAGCCGGACTGGGCCGGCGTCCGGCTCAGCACCATCCACCGCGTGAAGGGACGCGAGTGGCCCCACGTCATCGTCCACGACGCGACCGCCGGGCTGATGCCTCATCGTCTGGCCGCCGATCGCGAGGAGGAGCGCCGGGTCTTCCATGTCGCCGTCACCCGCGCCAGCCGGCGCGCCCTGGTGACCACCGGCGAACCGCCGTCGCCGTTCGTCGCCCAGCTGACCACCCCGCGCGACCCCGATGCCGAACCGGAGCCGGAGCTGCGCCCGGCCCGAGCCCGCCCGACCGAGCGGAAATCCCGCGACGTGCCCGAGGTGGGCAGCCTCGCCGAGGCGAGCCTGCGGGAGTCGCTGAAGGCGTGGCGCAGTGAGACCGCCAAGGCGACCGGGATGCCCGCCTACGTGGTCTTCAACGATGCCACCCTCTACGACCTCGCCCGGCTGCGGCCGATCGACGACGACGAGCTGCTCGCGGTGCCCGGCATCGGCCCGGTGAAGATCGAGAAGTACGGCGAGGAGATCCTGGCGATCATCGAGGACGCGCTCGCCCCCGAGGACGACGAGTCCGTCTGA
- a CDS encoding MFS transporter, translated as MNETSLAASPWRIYGLIAGAIGLATLNFSLVFVAFGEIEATFDVSKETVSWALTAFSITTAAVFVPAGWAADRFGRARMFLTGFGLFIVGSALVSISPTVEFLIAARMVQAAGLAIESPASLALVLDAFPPERRSTAVGAMGAVGGVATAVGPAVGGALIDNLTWRWAFFVNVPLGIIVFVLVAPRLPRDDFASRRRRQPPDLVGVVLLMLGIAALAMGIVQSDDWGYTDGRTLAAIAVALVVLPILIARSARHPEPILYLPLFGDHDFRVGSSLSFLVAGTFAGTFLAMVQLMSQSWGLSLMWSGLAVGMIPAIAGPMSVVAGRLADRYGHRAVILPGSLLLAGSALWMYTQVTEERQILAVWVPFVVLYGFGVGCAHAATQAAALTNVTGDRLGIGGSMNRISQEIGQTLCAAIVIALLARYGVVDGVKASMILLLVMSLLAAPLAAQLRHRGQPA; from the coding sequence GTGAACGAGACCTCGCTCGCCGCGTCACCGTGGCGCATCTACGGGTTGATCGCCGGGGCGATCGGACTCGCCACGCTGAACTTCTCCCTGGTCTTCGTCGCGTTCGGCGAGATCGAGGCGACGTTCGACGTCAGCAAGGAGACGGTTTCCTGGGCGCTGACCGCGTTCTCGATCACGACCGCGGCCGTCTTCGTCCCGGCCGGCTGGGCCGCCGACCGCTTCGGACGGGCCCGGATGTTCCTCACCGGCTTCGGACTCTTCATCGTCGGCAGCGCCCTCGTCAGCATCTCGCCGACCGTCGAGTTCCTGATCGCCGCCCGCATGGTGCAGGCCGCCGGTCTCGCCATCGAGTCGCCGGCCTCGTTGGCGCTCGTGCTCGATGCGTTTCCGCCCGAGCGACGCTCGACGGCGGTCGGCGCGATGGGGGCCGTCGGCGGCGTGGCGACGGCGGTCGGTCCCGCGGTCGGTGGCGCCCTGATCGACAACCTGACGTGGCGCTGGGCGTTCTTCGTCAACGTCCCGCTCGGCATCATCGTGTTCGTCCTGGTCGCCCCGCGGCTGCCGCGAGACGACTTCGCCAGTCGGCGGCGTCGTCAGCCCCCCGATCTCGTCGGGGTGGTGCTACTGATGCTCGGCATCGCCGCGCTGGCGATGGGCATCGTGCAGAGCGACGACTGGGGGTACACCGATGGGCGCACGCTGGCCGCCATCGCGGTCGCGCTCGTCGTCCTGCCGATCCTGATCGCGCGGTCGGCCCGTCACCCCGAACCGATCCTGTACCTGCCACTGTTCGGCGACCACGACTTCCGGGTCGGCAGCTCGCTGTCGTTCCTGGTCGCGGGCACGTTCGCGGGCACGTTCCTCGCGATGGTCCAGCTCATGAGCCAGTCGTGGGGGCTCTCGCTGATGTGGTCCGGCCTGGCCGTGGGGATGATCCCGGCGATCGCGGGCCCGATGTCGGTGGTGGCGGGCCGCCTGGCCGACCGCTACGGCCATCGGGCCGTCATCCTGCCCGGTTCGCTCCTCCTCGCCGGATCCGCCCTGTGGATGTACACCCAGGTGACCGAGGAACGACAGATCCTCGCCGTGTGGGTTCCCTTCGTCGTGCTCTACGGCTTCGGGGTCGGTTGCGCCCACGCGGCAACGCAGGCCGCCGCACTCACGAACGTCACCGGCGATCGGCTCGGTATCGGCGGATCGATGAACCGGATCTCCCAGGAGATCGGACAGACGCTCTGCGCGGCCATCGTCATCGCCCTGCTCGCCCGCTACGGCGTGGTCGACGGGGTGAAGGCGTCCATGATCCTGCTGCTCGTGATGAGCCTGCTCGCGGCACCGCTCGCCGCCCAGCTCCGCCATCGCGGCCAACCGGCCTGA
- a CDS encoding 3-hydroxyacyl-CoA dehydrogenase family protein, with product MSERIGVMGAGVMGSGIAQVMAIAGHEVVCRDLSEDVLAAAREGVDTGRFGVRGAVERGKLTTEEADAALARLTFTTDLEPAVDVDVIIEAVPENLGLKIRFWRDLDALAPEHTIFASNSSGFPIAAMAAGTDRPDRFVGWHWASPAPVMKLAEIVKGPETSDETVDTIVRLAGAAGKNPVVVNDTDQSWGYVANRVYFAMVREANRVVSEGVATREQVDQLMRDCFRWPSGPYGMVAGAGSGWS from the coding sequence GTGAGTGAACGCATCGGGGTCATGGGTGCCGGGGTCATGGGCTCGGGCATCGCGCAGGTGATGGCGATCGCCGGGCACGAGGTCGTGTGCCGGGATCTGAGCGAGGACGTGCTCGCCGCGGCCCGCGAGGGGGTGGACACCGGTCGTTTCGGCGTCCGCGGCGCCGTCGAGCGCGGCAAGTTGACGACGGAAGAGGCGGACGCGGCACTCGCGCGGCTGACGTTCACGACCGATCTCGAACCGGCGGTCGACGTCGACGTCATCATCGAGGCCGTGCCGGAGAACCTCGGGCTGAAGATCCGGTTCTGGCGGGATCTCGACGCCCTCGCGCCGGAGCACACGATCTTCGCGAGCAACTCGTCGGGCTTTCCCATCGCCGCGATGGCGGCGGGAACCGACCGGCCCGACCGGTTCGTCGGCTGGCACTGGGCCTCACCTGCCCCGGTCATGAAGCTCGCCGAGATCGTGAAGGGCCCCGAGACGAGCGACGAGACCGTCGACACGATCGTCCGGCTCGCCGGTGCCGCGGGCAAGAACCCGGTCGTCGTCAACGACACCGACCAGTCGTGGGGGTATGTCGCCAACCGGGTGTACTTCGCGATGGTGCGCGAGGCGAACCGCGTCGTCAGTGAGGGCGTCGCCACCCGCGAACAGGTCGACCAGCTGATGCGCGACTGTTTCCGGTGGCCGTCGGGGCCCTACGGCATGGTGGCCGGCGCCGGATCCGGGTGGTCGTGA
- a CDS encoding GlsB/YeaQ/YmgE family stress response membrane protein, producing MDWLGLVGIGFLAGLIARMFIHTGRSFGCLGTILLGIAGSFVGGLLGSLLSDGSFDISTSSWIGSVIGAIVILVVVRFVDSGGNT from the coding sequence ATGGACTGGCTCGGACTGGTCGGGATCGGCTTCCTGGCCGGCCTGATCGCCCGGATGTTCATCCACACCGGTCGCAGCTTCGGCTGCCTCGGCACGATCCTGCTCGGCATCGCCGGCTCCTTCGTGGGCGGCCTGCTCGGATCGCTGCTGTCCGACGGTTCGTTCGACATCTCGACCTCGAGTTGGATCGGTTCGGTCATCGGCGCGATCGTCATCCTCGTCGTCGTCCGCTTCGTCGACTCCGGAGGCAACACGTGA
- a CDS encoding nitroreductase family deazaflavin-dependent oxidoreductase — protein sequence MSEQDYEASPYDWVADHVERYERTGGKEGGEFNGVPCIILTTTGRKSGVQRKTPLVRVPHGDTYLVVASMGGQPTHPAWYLNLLADPNVTLQDGAEVRDFTARPTEGDEHAELWQTAVAVYPEYEEYQARCERTIPVVKLEPR from the coding sequence GTGAGCGAACAGGACTACGAGGCCAGCCCCTACGACTGGGTGGCCGACCATGTCGAGCGCTACGAGCGCACGGGCGGCAAGGAGGGCGGGGAGTTCAACGGTGTCCCGTGCATCATCCTCACCACCACCGGCCGGAAGTCGGGGGTGCAGCGCAAGACCCCGCTCGTGCGGGTGCCCCACGGCGACACCTACCTCGTGGTGGCGTCGATGGGTGGCCAGCCGACGCACCCCGCCTGGTACCTCAACCTGCTCGCCGACCCGAACGTCACCCTCCAGGACGGCGCCGAGGTCCGGGACTTCACGGCTCGCCCCACCGAGGGCGACGAACACGCCGAGCTCTGGCAGACCGCCGTGGCCGTCTACCCGGAGTACGAGGAGTACCAGGCTCGGTGCGAACGCACGATCCCGGTCGTGAAGCTCGAGCCTCGCTGA
- a CDS encoding DM13 domain-containing protein has translation MRSLLSWVRENWKVTLPAGLVVGVVLFWLVFVYFGFQTLFFDDKVDEEGPVFASGAGASGLEVDALSQDDAAAMNDAMDELGTELVDEADDPMPDMPEPEIVTLVSGSFVDRSHPAEGTALVLNDGTEQRFLRFEDFATDNGPDLNVYLSTAPADAPPGDFDDEFVDLGDLKGNIGDQNYEIPPDVDLDRFTTVVIWCVRFGVAFGAADLA, from the coding sequence ATGCGCTCGCTTCTGTCCTGGGTCCGTGAGAACTGGAAGGTCACGCTCCCCGCCGGGCTCGTGGTCGGCGTGGTGCTGTTCTGGCTCGTGTTCGTCTATTTCGGATTCCAGACGCTCTTCTTCGACGACAAGGTCGACGAGGAGGGACCGGTGTTCGCCAGCGGTGCCGGTGCGTCCGGCCTGGAAGTCGACGCGCTCTCGCAGGACGACGCGGCGGCGATGAACGACGCCATGGACGAGCTCGGCACCGAGCTGGTGGACGAGGCGGACGATCCGATGCCCGACATGCCCGAACCGGAGATCGTCACGCTCGTCAGCGGCTCGTTCGTCGACCGCAGTCATCCGGCCGAGGGCACCGCTCTGGTCCTCAACGACGGCACCGAGCAGCGCTTCCTGCGCTTCGAGGACTTCGCCACCGACAACGGCCCCGACCTCAACGTGTACCTGTCGACCGCGCCCGCCGACGCGCCGCCCGGTGACTTCGACGACGAGTTCGTCGACCTCGGGGACCTCAAGGGCAACATCGGCGACCAGAACTACGAGATCCCGCCGGACGTCGATCTCGACCGCTTCACGACCGTCGTCATCTGGTGTGTGCGCTTCGGTGTGGCGTTCGGCGCCGCCGACCTCGCCTGA
- a CDS encoding DNA alkylation repair protein, whose product MELDKVMSTLEREGTAQNRKIYARHGAQEPMFGVSYGALGKLEKKIKTDHDLGLALWATGNHDARMLAAKIVEPQEFTAKLADQWARDAVCYQTAGAVADVVGASSVARSRSDAWRDRKGEWVASAGWGVLARTCEDEDLWDIAELRGLVRQIEDEIHDRPNRVRHEMNMALICIALRNAALQRLAMSAGRRIGAVDVDHGETNCTTPDACDYIEKTVGYRQRRVVRSG is encoded by the coding sequence ATGGAACTCGACAAGGTCATGTCGACTCTCGAACGCGAGGGCACCGCCCAGAACCGGAAGATCTACGCGCGCCACGGCGCGCAGGAGCCGATGTTCGGCGTGAGCTACGGCGCCCTCGGCAAGCTGGAGAAGAAGATCAAGACCGACCACGACCTCGGGCTCGCGCTCTGGGCGACCGGGAACCACGATGCCCGGATGCTCGCCGCCAAGATCGTCGAGCCGCAGGAATTCACCGCGAAGCTGGCGGATCAGTGGGCCCGTGACGCGGTCTGCTACCAGACGGCCGGCGCGGTCGCCGACGTCGTTGGGGCCTCGTCGGTCGCCCGGTCCCGCAGCGATGCATGGCGCGACCGCAAGGGCGAGTGGGTCGCGAGTGCCGGGTGGGGCGTGTTGGCCCGCACCTGCGAGGACGAGGACCTGTGGGACATCGCGGAGTTGCGGGGGCTCGTGCGCCAGATCGAGGACGAGATCCACGACCGCCCGAATCGGGTGCGCCACGAGATGAACATGGCCCTCATCTGCATCGCGCTGCGCAACGCCGCCCTCCAGCGGCTCGCGATGAGCGCCGGCCGCCGGATCGGGGCGGTCGACGTCGATCACGGCGAGACGAACTGCACCACGCCGGACGCCTGCGACTACATCGAGAAGACGGTCGGCTACCGGCAACGGCGGGTGGTCAGATCCGGCTGA